The sequence CTTAGTCTACTAGAAGTATTGGACTTGGAATATATACCTTCAAagtaaatttcaaaaattcaacaCCTTCAACTCTACTTATTGTTCAAGCGAGCTATTAATGGCTATAACCAAGTGGAAATCAAAACTCTTGGATATAAATTATGGCGTGTGCTCCTTGTGATGTATTTCCTGCCTTCCTCTCCACTTGTGGACGTCAACTCGTCTCTCCAGGCAATGCTTATACCTGCCATGACTAAAGTGACTACGCTAAGAATTGCTGTGTCCCTTCCTATTTTCCATGGCTATAATTATAGTCAAATATCAACTTAAGTGGGACTAATTCTACTTTTGTAAGTTGGAAACATCCACCAGAAAGAAGCACAGTGGCcccaacttttgctaacataatcattgTCCAGGCGGACGTCTATATGAGTTATAACCGCCCTCCCGATTGCGAAAGCTTTTTTGATTCTCTACCAAGATTGTAGAGGCTATGATACCATTTGAGAAATATAAgggaagaatattattgaattgtgtatctACATTATTACACtagagaccctatttatagacaatactCTTTATAATCCTTTTCTAACAAGGACACCACATTACAATcctttccaagtaggattttatatgctattcTTGTTCCTACTCCTATTCTAACAGTTTTTATACTGCCCAACAATTTTTTCCTTACTCAAGCACAATAAGTCTAGACATGTAACAATCTAAGCACATATTCCCTTGATATTCTAACAAACATCAGTATGTAGAAACTTAGGTGCCACACTATGTCGTGTTGTAGGTTCTTTACTTTTTGGTATACTACTTGTTTATGGGCGATTTTGGCCCTGTGATTAATGAAACTTGTTTACCTGATCAAAAAGTAAATCTAGACATGTATGAATCTAAGCACATAGTTCCTTAATATTTTAACAATCATCGATATGTAGAAAATTAGGTGCCACAATCTGAAAACAGTTAATAAAGTTTCAGAAAAAGTTAAATGTTGGATATCTGATCCTTCTAAACATTGCAGCTGTAGAGAGCACGATATTAAGtttaaaaaacaacaaatcattattttgtcaTATTTTCTGTAGATCTATATtggagaaagaggatacttatctCTGTAGTTCTTGCATATCTAATGTCAATCATGCAGGAGAGGAGAACTAATGCTTTCTGTCCCGATGAATGAAAGTAAGCCATATTGGCATATGTTGCTTCCATTTTCATATGCAGTTGTTTCAGGTGCTGTtggatcatgttcagtattgttTGCGAAGTCTCTGTAAGTGGCATATATGGTTCTTTGCCTTTTATGGTAGAACTGGATTATATACATTTGACGCTGGTTACTTCTACTTTTGCAGTTCAAACATGTTAAGATTGTCCATGTCAAGTGGTTATTCATTGCACAGCTGGTTCACGTATTCCATGCTCCTGCTGTTTCTTAGTACAGCTGGATTTTGGGTAATCGAACGATGGACTTGTTCACTGCTTTGTCATTCAACTGTTGTAAACTAGAATAGTTGAAACATGTGTCATTCAACTGATTCTGTTCTTGAATTTATTGTCTTCGCAGATGGCAAGGCTAAATGAAGGACTTTCATTCTTTGATGCAATACTTATTGTCCCTATGTTTCAAATCACTTGGACATTTTTCTCCATTTGTACAGGATTTGTGTACTTTCAAGAATACCAGGTTTGCTCATTCTCCTTGTCTACGACAGGGAATGTTCATTTCCTCACCTTCCCCTTTCTAAAATGGATGTAAAGAATTAGAAAACAGTGGGTGTTGGAGatatattgtttgattatttcctCAAACATGTTTGGGTTTAAATAGCGTTTACAAGTAATCCTAAAGAGGAAACGGAAATAATTCCTAATTTTAGTTAGACAAATACAGGGATTCTAAACCTTTCCCATATTTGCAAAAGAGTAAACTCTTTTCGTACTACTAATTTTCCAATTTGTAACACTCCCTCAAGCGGGAATTTACATATTATTTGCTCTTAACATGCCACTATTACACACTCAACTCTGGAGAGAGCGACTTTTTATGACTACTTGCTAACTGATCACTGGGGTTGATAAAACCTGTCACAATGCACCTTGACTCAATCTTTGCCGAATTAATGACAATTTATTTCTATATGCTTTGTTCTCTCATGAAATACTGGGTTAAAGCAATGTATATTGCTGCTTGATTGTCACAGATCAATTGCATTGGTGCACCTCCTCTACCTCTCAACACGTTAAGAACTTTCTTTAGGATAAATATAAGCTCACATGTGGCCCAAGCCATTATTCGATTTTCCACCGTTGCTCTTGATCTAGTTGCTAATCTTGCTTTTTGTTTTTCAAGATAATAGATTTCCTCCTGTAACAAGAACTAAGTTCTAATTACAGAACTATAATTACAGAACTATTAGGATTCCAAACCTTCCCATATTTACAAGGAATGTGCTCTTGCTATGTTGACAATCTCTTTTGGGAGAAAGATTTATGTTCTCCATTAAGATTTATGTTCTCCATTTTGTTACTCTAGTTGAGTGCTATAGCAAGGACGACAATTGTTTCAACTTTGATTTTCAAGTGAGTTCACAGGCTAAAAACCTAATGTTTTGAATTTTGCACAGGTTTTTGATGCATTAAGAACGACAATGTTTATTCTTGGAATGATTTCTGTGTTTGTGGGCATTTCTTTGCTTGCGCCAGATGAATCAAAaggtataattattttaaattacaggTTCTTGATGATAAACTGTGCCTAGGgcatgaaatatttaaaagtaatTTCTGCAGGAGGTGAAGTGAAGGATGGTTCTTTAGTTTCAACTTCAAATTTGTCGCAGGATGAGGAGAGGTATGTGGTCTCAAACCTCTTATTATGCAGACGGTTGTTGGAGATTGAGTAGTAAATTCTTGCTTTTATCTCATCTTTAATTCCTCATTGTTAAAATTGTTTAGCAGAATGACCTGTTGTTCCTGATTCTTGCCCTTTTTATTGGTAAATATGTACATGTCAGGCTGTTGATGCCATCGGAAGACTCCCAAATTAAGGATATAAAATCATTTGGACGAGTCATGCTGATAAAAGCTGCAAATATGATTGTCAAGGCAAAGGTTCTGGTGGTTGTCCGTATTTACTATTCCATTAAGGatatttcatacatacatatctaAAGAATATTCATTCACGCAGGCTGCATGTTCAGTATCACTAGGCTTTGGAGAAGACTCGCTTCATGCATCTTCAGTGTTGGTAATGCCCATGGTTTCATCGAAAATAACAGGCTTCCGAGGAGGTGGTCTTGATCGGGCTAAATTATTATCTGCCCGAGGATCAGGTTGGAACAAATTCACAGTTGATAAGGATAGTGAGACAATCCTGGAGACAACTGCAATGCTGCCCCAAGTTATCAACTTGGACTAGGAGAGCATGGCAATTGGTTTGTGGAGACGGACGTTATATCTTCCTCCCTGTGGGGAAGATATTCAAGGGTGTCTTTACTTCCCATTTACTAATTGTACACTTAATTCAAGGGTGTCAGAAGACAGCATATGCTGGGACGGGGCGGTGAACAGGATATGTTTTAGAGGTAGAGCTTGCTAGCCTGATTTGGAAGGGGAATATGCTAAGTACGTTGATGAAAACACTGTATAGAATATTCatttatctctttttattttatttgattaatataGGCAATTAATAATAGTCTTATAAATTGTTTTGGGGTAGTTTAGGAGAGAACTAGGCTGGACTGTGAGGCAAGATATGGACACTTGTGAACTAGCTGCTGGCAGTTGACAGTTTGATCTCAATGTTTAGGTTTCCTCTGTCTGGTGCAAGTGAGTGTGGCTACAACCTAATCAACTGCATAACCTTTAAACAAGGAATTAATTGATTCTTTGGAAATATTAACTGTAGGCATACTAGCAAAGTCAAGAATTTCTATTACACGGCAGGAGAGTATTTATGCAAGGAGTGGGGTGGAACAATTAATTGGATGGCCCTTATCGAGCCAAATGCCAAGTAGTAACCAGGCAACCACTAAACAGCTTCACTAgaattatttatatcatatttgcGTGTGTACTGAAAAATAATAGCAAGTTCTGGTTTGTGTTTGGTAGTTACCCACTGTTAAATTTTACAGctttttataacaaaaaatttgTCAGGCTGAGTGTAAAAGGCCCAAAATGAGCACGATTTGTTATATACATTTAAGGAccattttgattattttctcatTTAGTAGGCACCCCACATTTATATGAAAATATTTCACTTTCATAAAATAGTTCTCAAAACCTGGCCATATCAACTTCTAATAAATCAGAGTCCCGTTCAAGTGTCAGTTGCACCAACTTTGGGGAAAAAAGTCTCGAAACTCCCTACAATGTTAATTTTTGCACAGTTGATCAGTTGCAGATTCAATGGCTTTTAATTAGAgtgaaattgagaaaaattgGTAAGTCGCAGTTAAAACTTCTAGAAGCAGAAGTCAGTAGCCCTCTTCTGTAGATTGGTATTAAATGCATACCAATTATTCTGGACTGTAAAAAATAAACGGGACAATAATTTACCCCAAGCCACTCTTTTCCTCCCTTAAAAAGGCGGATCTTCAAGTCTTCCAACAACCAAATAGTCTACTTTGGAATGTAAGATTTGTTAGAATAATCATTATACtccattttatttctcttttgatgtaaATGGGTCATCAATGCCTCATTGATATGTTGTGTGTATTACAAGACTCATTCTATATTACAAAATTGGGGATACTGTACATTGGTACAAAAAATGCACAAGTTGTCCCAAGGAGTTGAGATTACTTGAGGAGGAGGATGGCTGCATTCCAGGACAAACTCAACTTATATAGAACGATGGTGATGCAGTTTCAATATCATTGAGCTTACATCAGCAATTGCTCAAATTTCAAGTAAAATTTGGTGAATTGCGGTGCCCATCAGCAAATTCTCTCACTAAACGCTTCAGAACTCTCCCCCCTTTACCTTGCATATGCCCATAATCACTTGTTCCTCCAACATTTCGCCTGCTCTCAATATAGTCTGAAGCAGCAGCCGCAAGTGCTTTAATCCAAAGAGGAACCAAAGACTCTACTTCGCCCTGCTTTAGGTACTCAGCAGGTAAATTCTGTATCTGGAAAACGATTACGGGTCACACAAAAAGAATATTTCGATACTCCCAACAACAAAAATGTCTCAGCGCAATTCTCACAACTAATTATAGTAGCTGGGAATAATATCATATCTGGAGAAGGAAAGGAGAAGTAACAAAAGTGGAGCGGACCATTTCATTAGCTCATATAAGTGCGGACTTCCTTCAAGGAAGTTTGCTGTGGATGAGTAGCtgttttgataaaataaatgagaaacgcacttagaagagagagagatagagatagagatggaGAGAGAGGACTGACTGCGGCATGGAGCCATCCATGTAAGGAATCCCAACAAAGATGAGCCTTCCAGGTGGTTCTTTCACTTAAACTGCACATAGCAGCCAATTGCTGCAAAAGTGTTGCAGACTTGTGAACCTGTTAAGGGACAATAGTGTTAGCAAAAACGACAGCACTATCAAAAAGACCATAAAGATTGAAATCATCACTCCCGCTTTCTGTAGGGTTTGAAGAAAAGTTGTTCATCACACCCGCTTTTGTTTCAAATGGATTAGGATGCTCCACAAATAACAGTGAGCCACTTGAACCTCATGATAGTATTTCCGAATTAGAAAGGATCCGATTCTGGCATAATTGGTTTTACGCTATCTTGCATATATGACTGTTGAATTGTAATTCAAAGATAAGACTCTAGCAACCTATGGCATACTTGCACAATAAATGCTTTAGATACAAAGCAACCTGCACCAAACTTGATTGCTACAACTTCTTTCTAAAGTATGTCGAGGAATAGACATGAGCTGGTTCAATTTACCCTTGACATTGCAGAAACGCCAAGTAAAGCATACATTAGGTTTGACACTAGGCCATCGCCGCTGTGAGATATGACTTGTATTACCATAGCATcaattgaactatcagaaataccAACTATGCCTTCCAGTTCAGAACCATAAGCAAGAGATTCAACCAAAGCATTTAAGCCAGTCTCCAGGAAACCTGAAGCACAATATCAAGTTATGAGTTTCTCATTTTGACTTGAATAAACATCATTAGATGCGTAGAACCACATTTTACTAAATGTTAGAATTGGAAGAAAATTTCGATATGACGAATAGACCATCCTCAACAGATATAACAAATTATAGTTGCACAAGTAGTATCTATTTCatgtaaaaaaagtgaaaattcatTATGGTGCACTATCAAATGACTTCACAAGATTTAGATTATGGATAAGGATCTAATCAAGCTGTTTCCATGTTTCACTATGACTTGCGGTTCTCATTAATAGCAGATCGTATTGGACATATTAATGTTGGAAGTTTCAACATTTAAAATATTGCTGGATAGGGAAGCATAGATGGTCCGGTGATGACAGTCTAAGCATTTTTGATCCACCATTTCCGATTTTGTTGGATGGAAGCAGAGGAAGACACACGAAATCACCTTTGGATTCGAGAATGTGTTTGAAAGTAAACAAGCTTTGGAGATAGATGATGGGATGGTGGAATAGTCATCCGGTTATCGACAAGTCAAAATAGTGCCTTACcaagaaattgaaatttttgCAAGGGGAGATAAGTGTATGGAATGAGGAGGTGAAATGAAGGAGATTCTGAATGAACTAGGGGAGTCGATGATGGTTGGAGGAAAGAAAGATTTGGAGGTAAGAgaggaagagagaaaaaaggactTAAAGAGTGTGTTAGCTAGTTTAAGAGACTAATTGGAGACAAAAATTGAGGGCATTAAATTATGGTTGGAGAAgggagactctacttgatacgagtcaaatggccatcatagcttttgatggCATCATTCGAGGCCAACACATGAAGAATCCGGTTTTGGTCACATTGATGGCACAAGAGCATGCATGGAGAAACCATTTTGATCTTATAATAGGGCAAACCCACGTTTGGAAGATTGCTTTGGTGCCTACCAAAGGACCTCAAGTGATGAAGAATTATTGTGAAGGCCAAAAGAGTTCAAAACCATTTACAAGAAGCCAAGCTCGGGAATTGAAAATCCTTCAAGGCTTATTTATGAAGATGGACGTGTGTGAATGTGTTTTGATTCCCTCCAAAGGATTTCACAATTTGAAGTATGATCCTGCGGCAAAAAGAGAAGCGTTTAAGTCATAAGTCacttaagggtattttagtaatttcatgcatgggtcacttttgggcccattgtgTAGTGGCCTATAAATAGCTACTTGTtaggttattttctttttagtttatcaTGAACATTGCTCTTGAAAGAGTGTTGGTGAAACTAGGGTTGAATGTTTGCTTAGAAACGGAGGTTTTGAGGGTATTGAATCCCTCTTGGTCCACGTAAGAAATTGGTGTTCGATTCTATGAGatttaggggtttttgagtttgaaACACTCATTGGTTCTTACTTCCTTATAGTTTCTTATGTCAATttacctatctttactttcttgcatCGATTATCTTTTGCTTCTTTAGGTAGATTTCATCTTTCGTAGCCACTCTCGTATTTTTTGGTATCAAAGCCGAACTTGATTTCgttcctacgaagtcaatcttgaatttgttatcttgaaaattcacCAAAAAAGAGGTGTCAaaactgaaaattcaaaaaaaaaaaagggttattcCATTTTACCCCTAGGTCGAGACTTAAATCTTggaatttttgtgtgtttctagtgttagatctttgttccctaacactaatagagtctagatctagaatttgagcttattcCGAGTTGATTTGagtcatccaccattgttgaactTTAGTTGAAAAAACTTGAAGGTGGAATCTCAAATTTGGAAGGTTGTTGTTGAGGTTTTGGACTTAAAACGTGTTGGTTTTGTTTGGGAGTGCAACGTGAGCTTGGggaatcaaaatcatcaaaaagaagaacatttaaaaagtgtttgatccaaaaagggggTGAAAGAAGGTGTATTACTTGTTTGTACAAAGAATATCCCAAGTTTTCCAAAGAGAGAGAGAATTCAAAAAGCATCAAAAGGGGAATATGCTCAAGGAAAGGAACAAAGCAGGGGACCAAAGAAAATTCAAACTCTTTTAAgcttgaaagaacaattgaaaggttcaattctttgtatttttcccTCCAAAGACGATTATAGCACCTCCAAGATGAAGATTGATTAAAATTCAAGTTGGAAACAAGTAGTCTTCAAAACATCAACCAACATTCAACGATGCAGCCACATCATCAACCGTCCAAATTACCCAGGCTCAAATTTagattctaagtttcttttctttaattctttggtttctttcttgattctattgctaattaacaactagtaatcatctacttagttgtgaattagttttgAATCCGTTTCTTTCgttgtcttctttcttttgtgtgttttttttcGTTTTTCAATTCGTCGTAGCTTTTTGGCTCAAGTCCGTACAAGATTTCCTTGAGTCACTCAAACGAAAATTCATTCCAGGCAAGAGTAGATATCATCACTCAACTTCTCACGGAATATAAGCCAAC comes from Capsicum annuum cultivar UCD-10X-F1 chromosome 2, UCD10Xv1.1, whole genome shotgun sequence and encodes:
- the LOC107860798 gene encoding probable magnesium transporter NIPA8 isoform X1, producing MGEWVVGAVINLFGSIAINFGTNLLKLGHDEREKHSVLGNEGTNVKSTMKPIIYFQKWRVGILFFAIGNCLNFISFGYAAQSLLAALGSIQFVSNIAFAYFVLNKTVTINVLVATAFIVLGNIFLVAFGNHQSPVYTPEQLAEKYSNMTFLLYCLTLVLVVALHHSIYKRGELMLSVPMNESKPYWHMLLPFSYAVVSGAVGSCSVLFAKSLSNMLRLSMSSGYSLHSWFTYSMLLLFLSTAGFWMARLNEGLSFFDAILIVPMFQITWTFFSICTGFVYFQEYQVFDALRTTMFILGMISVFVGISLLAPDESKVISAGGEVKDGSLVSTSNLSQDEERLLMPSEDSQIKDIKSFGRVMLIKAANMIVKAKAACSVSLGFGEDSLHASSVLVMPMVSSKITGFRGGGLDRAKLLSARGSGWNKFTVDKDSETILETTAMLPQVINLD
- the LOC107860798 gene encoding probable magnesium transporter NIPA8 isoform X3 is translated as MKPIIYFQKWRVGILFFAIGNCLNFISFGYAAQSLLAALGSIQFVSNIAFAYFVLNKTVTINVLVATAFIVLGNIFLVAFGNHQSPVYTPEQLAEKYSNMTFLLYCLTLVLVVALHHSIYKRGELMLSVPMNESKPYWHMLLPFSYAVVSGAVGSCSVLFAKSLSNMLRLSMSSGYSLHSWFTYSMLLLFLSTAGFWMARLNEGLSFFDAILIVPMFQITWTFFSICTGFVYFQEYQVFDALRTTMFILGMISVFVGISLLAPDESKVISAGGEVKDGSLVSTSNLSQDEERLLMPSEDSQIKDIKSFGRVMLIKAANMIVKAKAACSVSLGFGEDSLHASSVLVMPMVSSKITGFRGGGLDRAKLLSARGSGWNKFTVDKDSETILETTAMLPQVINLD
- the LOC107860798 gene encoding probable magnesium transporter NIPA8 isoform X4, producing the protein MESWYSILCYRKLSQFHFIWICCSVTSSSFGIYTICLEHSFCLFCFEQNSDNQRTGSHCLYCSWEYLPCSLWQPPVTWYVMEVYTPEQLAEKYSNMTFLLYCLTLVLVVALHHSIYKRGELMLSVPMNESKPYWHMLLPFSYAVVSGAVGSCSVLFAKSLSNMLRLSMSSGYSLHSWFTYSMLLLFLSTAGFWMARLNEGLSFFDAILIVPMFQITWTFFSICTGFVYFQEYQVFDALRTTMFILGMISVFVGISLLAPDESKVISAGGEVKDGSLVSTSNLSQDEERLLMPSEDSQIKDIKSFGRVMLIKAANMIVKAKAACSVSLGFGEDSLHASSVLVMPMVSSKITGFRGGGLDRAKLLSARGSGWNKFTVDKDSETILETTAMLPQVINLD
- the LOC107860798 gene encoding probable magnesium transporter NIPA8 isoform X2, translating into MGEWVVGAVINLFGSIAINFGTNLLKLGHDEREKHSVLGNEGTNVKSTMKPIIYFQKWRVGILFFAIGNCLNFISFGYAAQSLLAALGSIQFVSNIAFAYFVLNKTVTINVLVATAFIVLGNIFLVAFGNHQSPVYTPEQLAEKYSNMTFLLYCLTLVLVVALHHSIYKRGELMLSVPMNESKPYWHMLLPFSYAVVSGAVGSCSVLFAKSLSNMLRLSMSSGYSLHSWFTYSMLLLFLSTAGFWMARLNEGLSFFDAILIVPMFQITWTFFSICTGFVYFQEYQVFDALRTTMFILGMISVFVGISLLAPDESKGGEVKDGSLVSTSNLSQDEERLLMPSEDSQIKDIKSFGRVMLIKAANMIVKAKAACSVSLGFGEDSLHASSVLVMPMVSSKITGFRGGGLDRAKLLSARGSGWNKFTVDKDSETILETTAMLPQVINLD